In the genome of Salana multivorans, the window CGCGGTCTCGGGCACCGAGGTCTCCCCGGCGGGCGTCGTCCGGCCGACGACGAAGAAGCCGGTCCTCGTCGTCAACCCCGCCGACCGCGAGCTCATCGCCGATCACCCCGTGTCCGGGCGCGCCGCCGTCGTCGAGGCGGACCTGCCGCGCGGGCTGGCCCTGCTCGACGCGCCCGACCTCGACTCGGTCGAGGTGACGAACCGCGAGCGGGCGCTCGAGCTCGTCGAGGTGGCCGACGTCTGGCTGTTCGTCACGACCGCCAACCGCTACGGCGACGCCGTGCCGTGGGCCGTGCTGGAGCAGGTGAAGCGCCGCGGCGTCACGGTCGGCGTCGTCCTCGACCGGATCGGTCCCGAGGCGCTCGACACCGTGCGCCGCGACCTCCTCGCCCGCCTCGCCGACGCGGGTTTCGGCTCCGTCCCGCTGTTCGTCGTGCCCGACGCCGGCCCCCTCGACGGCCCGCTGCCCAAGGACCAGGTGGTCGACGTCGAGCGCTGGCTCACGCTGGTCGCGGGGCGGCACGGCTCGCACGAGGTGGTGGCGCGCACGATCCGAGGCGTGTGGAGCCCGCTGCGCGAGGAGACGCGTCGCCTGCTGGACGCCTCCGTCGCCCAGGCCGAGGCCGCCGCCGATCTCAGCTCCGCCGCGCGCACGGTCGTCGAGCCGGTCGAGGCCGAGCTCGCCGAGCGTCTCCGCTCCGGCATCCTCACCGACGGCGCCCCCACCTCGCGCTGGCTCGCGGACGCGTCCGGCAAGGGCGCGCTGGCCGCCGTCGCCCACCCCGCCGACGGCTTCTTCGCCCGGCGCCGCGCCCAGCGGCAGGCGCCGGAGCGCGCCCGCGCGCTCGCCGCGCTGCGCGGCGACCTGCACCGGGCGTTCACCGATGTCGCGGGAGCCGCGAGCCGCACGGTCGCCGACGTGGTCGAGCTGGCGTGGACGAAGCACTCGACGGCGGGCGCGGCGCTCGCGGCCGAGCGC includes:
- a CDS encoding GTPase, producing the protein MTTPSSAPGSAAGPALDVAVALRAQLGALDFPLELPGVEEIRTLRDRITTQLDSHLVPRLRTASLPTIVVVGGPTGAGKSTLVNAVSGTEVSPAGVVRPTTKKPVLVVNPADRELIADHPVSGRAAVVEADLPRGLALLDAPDLDSVEVTNRERALELVEVADVWLFVTTANRYGDAVPWAVLEQVKRRGVTVGVVLDRIGPEALDTVRRDLLARLADAGFGSVPLFVVPDAGPLDGPLPKDQVVDVERWLTLVAGRHGSHEVVARTIRGVWSPLREETRRLLDASVAQAEAAADLSSAARTVVEPVEAELAERLRSGILTDGAPTSRWLADASGKGALAAVAHPADGFFARRRAQRQAPERARALAALRGDLHRAFTDVAGAASRTVADVVELAWTKHSTAGAALAAERRAGGVDEARRARVEETWQAWLASIPVPENPAEATPGLLGQESARTVVALAAAGLAGARAAAERLGLPSWRDALEDLVRACRECLESEALDHVDEVARRLPGESVTALRLRIAELRRLAGED